ACATAAATGAAAAGCacaacaactgttgctgtCTGAAGCTCCTTTTTCGGGGTGATTAAACTTGGCGCTTGGCTTAGCTTTTGGGTGTGCCTGTCTTGTGTTTGgctaaaattgttaatttattattaggTATGACTTATTTATAACGCTGCGATTTGATAGATTgctgttaaaatatatttttcgggTTTTGGCATATTTGGAAAGGGGTTAAGTTAAGGTAATAAGGTTTTTTTTCggtagttgttgtttgctaaatattttaatattcagaTTTTATGAAGTGCATAaagtattcaattatttatttattttatttgttatttctgtatttatttttaaaatagttaacATCTCTGCTTGCCTCGTTGCTTAACACTGAAGGTCAAGCGAATTGCCagcaatatttttagaaagttATCCAATCATATAATTAACTTTTCATGCTCAAAGTAAAGCCTACCTTTTTTAATCAGCTAAGGTTGTCAGCTAATACAATTTTCTTATTGCAAGCAGACCCATTTTAATGTACCGGTTATTTgatgttttaaaaatagcaTGTGGTTCGCTTTGAAAGAAATTGTTTATCTGTGACAATCATGAACTACAACAAACTATAGATGAGCCCTTTGATTGATAGctaagtaaataaaagtagCTTGGGGGCTACTTAATGGCTATTAAAAACATTACAGCTCAAGTTACTTATAATTTCCACCTAAatatgtagcatactttccAGTACTGATACGCTTATCATATTACGTTTACTGCGAGTTCTCTGACATTTCTCGCTAACGGCTCTTGGCAGCTCATAAAAGTCAACTCGAATGACAGACGCGCTGACAATTTAATGACTTGTTTAGCCCCAGGATATTGTCTCAGCTATAAATGTGGCCTGGCCAAATGTCATTAAGCGGCCTCAGTCCTTCTGTCAGTTAAGAAATTTGATAAGTTGGATAGTTGGCGTGTATTAACGTTAGTTTTCCTGTATGTTGATGACGTGTGGCGCGCCTACTTACGGAAGTGTAATTATTATTGGACACAAATGAGTTTGGACGGTTTGCAAAAGTTAATTATGATAAAACGCTTTAATTATAACACAGCTCGCAAAATTTATAGTTCTCCACTTTCCACACAgttcgctctttctctctcgtcTTGCGTTGCAATTTATGCACGTAATTATGCAAACGATGCTGCAACTGATGTTGCAGACAAGTGGTAGACCTAAGTGCCTAATGCCACAAGCCACAAGCCACATTCACTAGCACTTACATGACTTTACAGAACTGAACTGGCAAATTCCTTCAAGTGCAATCACAACACACTCGAGtctatagttgttgttgttgttgttcttgtagCTGTGGCACAAACGCAGGTGGCAGGAGCTGGCGTGTACCTGCTGCTGGTGTGTCCTTAAAACGACTGCGGCAACACCTGTCGGCTGCCGCATGACGCTCGCTGCCAACCAAAGCAAAACTCTGAAGCTTTTTCCGCAAAGCTTTTTTCGCCAGTTCTGtgcatttttatgaattaaatttcgGTGGCGCAGCAAAAAAGCTTTCTATCAGCATTcatctctgtgtatgtgtatatgtatttgtagaAACGTGAGAATGTTGGTTTGTGTCAACTTAAAGGCCTACAACGAATCAATGAAAGGCTACATTTGTGTACCTAGCATTTGCTTTGGCACCCTAATGACGTCACAAGCAAAAACGTAAAGCAAGCACTGACCTCCTGACAAAATACTCCATGTTGTCCTGTTCTCTCTGTGTTATCCGCACAGAGTATCCTACGACTGCCGGCGGCAGTTCTGCAAATTTGATATGCCTGTCAATATAGTTAGCTGACAAGAAATCGCTGCGGGCTGTGCgccaatttgaattaaaacaCGATTTTAAGTACATTTTTGGCATGAAAAACAAGCCAAAATGCCTGCAGCTTCATTGCCATTGTCTCGTTGGCCTGACTAAAATTGTAACTTGTCCTTGTCGTCGTCCTTGTCGCTGGCTAAATCTGtgatatgcaaattaatcCATTTAGCTTgtataaattgttgaaaagcaaatcaattagCCTGAATAATTCAATTGCTTGAGTCTATAAATGGATTGCAATAGAGATAAATTTGAAGAGTTGCCAAGAAGAAATAGTTTGCAGTgtgcaatgaaataaatttgtaaatattgtatatttatcatAGAATtcttgaatttcttttttgctatATACAGCTCTAATTTCCAGCTGAAATTTAGCTATAAATTCTCTTTGTAAGACACCCTGTACTCAAACGTTTATTCATGTTTTGAAAAGCACTCAACCACAGAAATGATTTTcgttttattatgattttttatttttggagcTTTTAAATTCACGTTAAGAGCCAAAATTCACCTGCGTTGTTTATGCGAATATTGCCCCCCCATAAGTATAAAGTCAGAGCGATTATTTTCCCGGAAATTTAACCCCAATGAAATGGCTTTAAAATCGCTTGCAATGTCTCGTACTTTTTGCGTACAAAGTTGTTCATAGAATGTTATTTAAGATGCTgtttgaaaactgaaaatgatgGCTTCTTTGGCTGCAATGGCATCTGGGCACCCAGGAGACTCGAGGCAAATGGGTTAATGCAGCAACTTTGGCAATATGATATTCAATATTCACATGGCAACTGGGgaaagcaaaagtcaaaagttGATGCGAGTCAAGTGCAGTGCCAATGGTTATTTCCATCAATGAGTTTGCATTGAACTGGGAGTGAAGAAAGTTCCTTTATATCCAAACTGTAAATTGCTTACCTTTCAGAATTCTCTTCGTGCATTCTTTGGTCTAGAGTTGCACAacatgaaatcaaattaactTTTCATGATTTTCACTCGCCCTTTTGCTTTGTGAGTAAATGGAGCAAACGGATTTGCTGATTCAAATTCATAGCAAGTACAAGGAAATACAATTCTCAATGGAGTTCAAGAATTTGTGAATGCTATTTCACTAATTTACTCTCGTTTATTTCgtcatgttttttgtttgttcgctTTGTTCGTTGTTTGCACTTAAGTTACTAACAAGtttagatatgtatatatatttatagagaaatataaataatttaaataattagtaaattcaattgaactaaaaacatttgctctcgctcgctctctttcattttaacataacaacaatttgcctatgaaaattaacaattgatgattattatcattattaaaatatgaaaatcaaaacGCGTGAAGTTTTTAGttgaatcaaatgaaattggcgcacacattttaaaaaaaacagcaataatcgtcaataaataaatatatatcaaataatttaaataaataaataaatagacttagcgtacaaataaatatgttatgtcTTAAGCTATTATTGCGTATTAGGCtcaataaattagtttaatttgtaattattaaacaCATTCAGACTACTCTGTTAGGCACGCGCTgctaaaatgaataaaagtaCTCGCCgcaaagtaggcaacacaaATTGTGCGCTTGCAGTTTGACAGTCACTTGCGTGGCATGCAAAACTGTAGATGGCACTCAATTTGTGTCCTGCTCATGTTTCACgagaatttttcttttttcttgtttttttttttgttttgcttttcctaCTGCTGATACACTTTTCCAATTAAGCTAATGACAGTGTATGTGGGGGGAATTGAGGGGGGATGATTGTGCATGAAGGGGTCAGAGTCGAGAATGCGACGTTcgaattacaaaatatatgaaagTTGTTTCAACTTTGTTTTCTGCTAGTTTCTAACTCTACTACTTCTATTTACAGTTCGCCTGTTGCGCCTTGACCAAGTGGGCGTGGCCTATTTAACGCCCGTTATGCTGCGCAGCCAAGGCTTGTAGAATGTCGTACGCATATAGACGCCCGGGAGGTATGGCGCCGCACACTTGATGCCATGGGAAACGGTGCCAGCCAACTCGTAACGACCATCAGGACGTTGCAACACCAAAGGACCACCGCTGTCGCCCTGCAAAAAAAGGGacattgattgattgattaggTGTTTTGCATGAGTGCAACTGTTCAATAAGTGTAACTTACCTCGCAAGAGTCCTTCTGCCCATTGGCATAGCCGGCGCACAGGAAGGAGTTAAGGATCTTTTTGTTGTGCCCAGCGGTGTGGAACATCTCCTGGCAAACGCTGTTCTCGATAATTGGCACCTGTAGCGTGTGagaaagcaattaaaaagtttttaatcgTACAAATGACTGTAGTCAAGGTGGAAATGCGGGCAATTCCCAGTTGGCAACACGCACCTGAACCTCTTGAAGTACCGAGGGCACACCGCCGCCATACTTGAGTCGACCCCAGCCCGTGACCGTGGCCATGCGTCCAGTGAAATCAGCCAAATCACTGGGCATGCAAATTGGCACTGCAAGTTTAGATTAAAAGAGTTAAATTAAGCGTTTTTCATGGTGATTAAGGAACTTACCTATGTGCGTATCGAATTGCACGGGGCTGTCCATTTCAAGCAGCGCCAGATCATTCTCGAACGTTGCCGGATCGTATTGGCGATGCACAATGACGCGCTTGACATTCTTTGTGACGGGACGTTTGCTCTCCAGATCGCCGGAGATGTCAAACTCACCCATGACGGCGACCAAAGAGGCCAAGAAGCTGTAGGAGGCACAAATTATTAGCAAATGATTTAACTTTGATGGTTTAAAGAACTTACCCAGGCTGGCAATGAGCGGCGGTGATGACGTAGCGACTAGTAATTAAAACGCCACCACATTTGTTCTTGGTGAAGAGTCCCAACCAGGTGGACTCACGGACGAGAACCTGCCAGGGAAAGGCGCCGAACGTGGAGCCTTTGCCGCCGACAATACGTCCGGACTTGACGTGTGGACGAACGCCGCATTCTGTTGATGGGGAGTGAAATGTGAGGTTAGGAGTAGGGAGTGTtcacagagcgagagagtgtgagtgaaACAGAGAGTGTGATAGAGCGTGGGAGATTGAGAGCGAGACAGGCATAGAGAAATAAAGAGAGAGCACAAAATAAGCGAGTAAGCAAGCTAGCTGCCGAAACTGACAGCTAGTGAGATACAGTTAAAGCGAGTAAGAGAGTTACAAAGAGGAAACATAGAATTGCAATATTGGGGAATGCATAATGGATCAGGCAAGGTGCTTGGACTACTAGGAACTTGGGGAGGAACTAGGAGATGTGGGGTACTACAACTAGCTGTGTGACTTGGGGCTTAGGATGGCTTTTCAATGATGACGATGCCTGTGAGCAGGCCGTTTGCGTCGACGAGCTAAATATTTTGGAATGATTTTCGGATGATTGCAGGAGTTATGTATGCGGATTAGCAAACAGTGGATCGATTGGGGTTATAATGTAAATGCGATTATTAGgaacaagagagagaaaacaagaaagagagagagagtgagatagagagTGATAGAGACAGTTGGCTTGGGGTCTATGCTTCATGTCCATTTGCTTCAATCACTCAATACTTACGTATCTTGCGTCCATTGGCACCACCGTACGAGCTGAGCGTTGATCCCTGATCGATTTCATTCTCATGCGGACTTGGGTTAACATCCTCTTCATCCTCCTCGTCTACGATTTCATCATTCGCTGGACGTGCAGTGGTTTTCACAGTGCTGCCAATGCGTTTGGTGGGTTTCTTCGAGCTGGGTCGACGCGTTGTAGTGCTCGGTATAGTGGTTCGACGTGTCACCGGTTTGCGAGACGTGCTAACTGCAGAAGTCTTCTTGTTGGGCGCCTTGGTGGACACTCGTGTCACAGGTTTCTTAGTCGTGGCCTTGGGCTTTGCTGTGGTTGCCACACGCACTGGCTTCCGAGTGGTCTTGCGGTTAACATTGGTAGTGGCACCTCCAACGGGGCCGGCGGCATAGGTGGTTGCGGTATTGTTGGTCTCGTCGATCATGTCAGCCAAGGCCTCAAAGTTGCCCTGCAACGAGGCAACCAATTTGTGGACGAGCGTATGCATCTTATCCTTTAGCACCACATCCTCAACAAATGCAGGCGTGGACAGTTCCAGATCGCTGGTCACAGCGCTCGAGGCGGCAGACATATTCAGATTGGGGTTGCGCACCGGTGGAAAGTTAACGAAGTCATTGGGTGACGTGTAGGTCTCTTCGTTCACTTGTTGGCCCACCTTTTCGCCGGGCACCGAGAATGCCGGATATGTGGGTGTAGGACCATAGTAGCCAGGGAAGGCGGGCTTATCATCAGAGGGAAGTCCGAACAATGTTTCGGTTGTCGATTGCGTAAAGGCCACGTGAACTGGACTGCTGCCCGCGCCGGTGATTGGCATGCCAAAGTAGCCCGGATCTTCAAAATCATTGGAGCTCACCACAGCCGGTGTGCTAACCGGACGACGGGTCACACTTGGGCCATAGATGTAAGAGTTTGTGGTGGCAGccaccttgttgttgttgttttcgttgttattGATCCATGAATTGGAGCTCACCAGATTGATGGCAGTGGGTTTAGGTGTGATCTGCACGAAACCTGGCTTCTTGTGGCCACCATAATTGCTCGTGGGCTGCTGGATGTGAATGGGAGTTGAGGCGGTGGCATACAAAGGAGGCTGATAGTTGCCTGGCGTAGATCCTAAGATATTCTCAGCTGTGCTCTGTATGAAGGCATCCAGTTTGTCGTCGGCCATGAATAGTGGTGGCACCTTGTCGTAGTGATAGTCGACGGTAGCAGGTGGACGTGGTGTAGTTGGACCCGTGACATAGCTGGTGGAAATTGGCTTGGATGAGACGGGTTTGCGTGTTGGCGAGCTGGCCACAGGTTGCTCATTGTAGCCGAGTTTCTCTGCTGCTGGCGCTGGAGCGGGTACTGGAACTGGCGCAGGAGCTGGTTGATCATAGCTGATAGTTGGCTGGGCGTAGTCAAGAGCTGGAGACACCGACTGATCGTAGCTGGCGGCTGGCGAAGATGGCTGTTCATAGCTAACAGTAGGAGCTGCCGCTGGCTGATCATAGCTGGCAGCTGGTGACTGGGATTGTGGATAGCCCGTGTCCGCTGGTTGTGTCACCTGCTCCGCGTTGTAGTTGCCCAATGGCTGTttgatttgtatgtgtgtcacAGGAGATTCCTCTGCGTCATAGGCGGGTCTTCTAGTGTTCTGCTCGCTAAATTGTGGCTGATTATAGCTATTGCTGGGCTGCGCTAGAGGAGTCTTCTTTGTAGGCGGACGCTTACTGCTGGGCTTGGGACGCGGCTTGGGGCTAGCGGTGATCAGAACAGGACGTGTGGAAGAGCTATCCATAGTATCGTATTGAGGACGCTGTGCCTGTGTAGTTGTGGTGCTGGCAATGTAACTGGATGTGGGTACTGGACTGGCAATGGACAACTTCTCCGTCTGTTGATACCCATCGGAGCTGGCATCGTATTGCTCTTGCACTTTGGTGGTGTGCGACGAAACGGACACTTCGGCGGGCAGCGGATCGTTGTAGTGCTGCATTGTCACCATGCCAATATACGAGGCAACGGGACGATTAGCTGCTGTCGAGGGTCGCACATAGGCAGGCGAAGGTTGCGGTGGCTCCGTGTAGGTGTTTGTAATCTTTTGATAGCTGACTTCGGTGTTGGCCTCCTGGGAACCGCTGCTCAGCTGACCATAGCCAGAGAGCTCAGCCTGACCCGACTCACTCTCTAGGTACGCCATGTCCACGGGGTAAGCGATGCCCATGACGGGCATTTTGTTGAACTCCGAGGTCTGTGGGCCCGAAGGGATCGCTGCATCATTGTAGCCAGTGGCGGGCATTGTGTGCTCATCCAGCACTGAGGATTGATCCTCGCTGTATGTGGGACGCGGTGTTGGCAACTCTGCGGACTGGCTGCCAGTGGCGGAAACATCCTGCTCATCGGACACCTTGTCGTAGCTGGTCTCATAGTTGGGGCTTGTGGTGTAGGCATAATCCTGCTCTGGCGACTTGACATCTTCATCCTGACTCTGCTGATAGTAGCCATCGGGTTGTGCTGTGACTGCAGCTGTTGTCTCGCTGTGATCCGTCTGCGGTGCATACCCATAGGAAGGCGTCTGCTGGCTAACCACATTGTAGCTGGGACcatggctgctgttgctcagCTGCAGAATGATCGATTCAATGGAGTCCACATGCGTGGTAATCGAGGAGACTGTAGTGGGATTGCTCTGACTCGCAACTGGATTTGGACGCTTCTCATTGTTGTATGTGGGCACCAGAATATATTTATCTTCCGTGGCAGCTGTAGGCtgagtgctgctgctgctgctgctgctgctactggaGGACGAAGTGTAGCTCTGCGATgatagttgttgctgcggtgGCTGCACATAGACTGGTTGTGGTCCGTAGCCGGTGGAGAACTGCAAGTCCTCGACAAGATCAGCATCTGCACCAGGATGTGTAATATCGCTGTGCGTGAACTCGCCGCCATCGAGTATAAGATGATTGTGATGATGCATATTCGATGGTGCGGCAGGCTTTGGTTTCGCCTTGATCTGCTGCACGGGGCGCTTCATGGTCTCGGCCAATTGTGGCATTGGCTTTGCTGGAATCGTTGGCTTAGCCTGTGGCTTCGATTGTGGCTTCTGCTGTGGTTTGGGTTGAGGTTTGGGCTGTGGCTTTGGCTGAGGTTTTGGCTTGGCTGTCGTGGGCGCAGCTGTGGTAGCTGGTGCTTTTGTGGCCGGTGTCTCCTCAAACGAGTTTGACTCTGAACTGTGATCCAAGGTGCTGCCTGAGATCTTGGTGGGCACCTCTGTGGTAAAGGTCACAATATCATCATTGTGCTCAGGTGGCAACGTAGCCAGCACTTGCATCACAAAGTCATCGTTGCCAGGGGGCGATGAGAACGTGTTGATCTTCACAGAGTGCTTGTTGACATGAATTGCTGGTGGTTGTTCCGTTACCTTGACCTCATTAAAGTTGGCCGCATCATTGTTCACTTGCAGCTCGGCATCCTGTTCGAACTCGACGCTGGCTGATTGCGAATTTGTTGCTTCGGTGGAGCCGCTGGAGAAGCTCACCTCATCCTCGACAACTGGCTGCACACTGTGCTGGCCAATGCTGGTCGTGCTGCTCAATTGCTGATAGACCTTGTCTAAGTTCTGCTGATCGTAGATGTTCTGTGCTGGCTGCTCATCGCTAACTTGCTGTGCTTCCTCCTGATGCTGATCGTATTGCTGTTGTGACGATGGTTGATCGTACTGTTGTTGTGAAGTCTGCTGATCAtattgctgctgtggttgctgttgaggtttctgttgctgctgttgctgagcATATTGCTGAGGCTCTTCATCGTACTGCTGTTGAgtctgttgttgctcttgctgttgaccatattgttgctgtggctgctgttgctcatcCTCCTGCTGTTGACCatattgctgctgcggctgctgttgtggcttgtgttgctgctggtcatactgttgctgttgtggcttctgttgctgcagctgctgctgctgctcgccgTAGTTCTCGTAGGAGGATTGCGCTGCCTGTTGcagtttctgttgttgctgctgctgctgatgttgctggaAGTAAGCATTCTGCGCATCATTGATCAAGGTGCTGGCCAACTCATGCGTCTGCGGAATCTGACAGCAGGCACCGAACAGAAAGCCATCCATACAGGCGCCCACCACTTCACCGCCTCGCTGTGCGCACTCATGATTGAACATGCAGATGGTGGGTCCATTTGATCGAGGATCGGAGCTGGGCAGCGTTTTGGTGGCGCGACAATGCTTCGGGGTAATGCGATAGCCACCAAACAATTTGCGTCCACCTGCAAAATGGAGAGAAAGGCAACAGCATCCAGTTAGTTGTGACttgtgaaaagcaaaaaagataTAATTGCAATAGAcatcttataaatatttgaaaaccGCTTTCGACGTTTCGCAATTAAAATTCTTCTGCTAATAAGATTCGTActtgttaataaaataaaagtatggCGAGTGTGCAAACCAGCTTTGTAAATAAGCCTATATTACTGGTGTGAATTGTTGGTGTGACTTTTCTCTGTTAACTACAAATCTTTcgataataatttaacaagttaaattaaattcaagctCAATTTTGTGATGTGTTGCAAATTATTCTCTAATTATTTAGATTTGTGTGCTTTCAATTGCCAAAAAATGTAAGCTTTTCATAATTAGTTTAGTACTAACTTTAAGCCTTCCGTTTAGCCAAATGGTAGAGTTCA
This is a stretch of genomic DNA from Drosophila albomicans strain 15112-1751.03 chromosome 3, ASM965048v2, whole genome shotgun sequence. It encodes these proteins:
- the LOC117566645 gene encoding serine protease filzig, with the protein product MFKWVMPASRRIATITTTTQLATATATRTTAAATTTRGTTITKRQLLSNALTTLIIIGALFVQTTSGFRSSIESNGGGRKLFGGYRITPKHCRATKTLPSSDPRSNGPTICMFNHECAQRGGEVVGACMDGFLFGACCQIPQTHELASTLINDAQNAYFQQHQQQQQQQKLQQAAQSSYENYGEQQQQLQQQKPQQQQYDQQQHKPQQQPQQQYGQQQEDEQQQPQQQYGQQQEQQQTQQQYDEEPQQYAQQQQQQKPQQQPQQQYDQQTSQQQYDQPSSQQQYDQHQEEAQQVSDEQPAQNIYDQQNLDKVYQQLSSTTSIGQHSVQPVVEDEVSFSSGSTEATNSQSASVEFEQDAELQVNNDAANFNEVKVTEQPPAIHVNKHSVKINTFSSPPGNDDFVMQVLATLPPEHNDDIVTFTTEVPTKISGSTLDHSSESNSFEETPATKAPATTAAPTTAKPKPQPKPQPKPQPKPQQKPQSKPQAKPTIPAKPMPQLAETMKRPVQQIKAKPKPAAPSNMHHHNHLILDGGEFTHSDITHPGADADLVEDLQFSTGYGPQPVYVQPPQQQLSSQSYTSSSSSSSSSSSSTHNPTTVSSITTHVDSIESIILQLSNSSHGPSYNVVSQQTPSYGYAPQTDHSETTAAVTAQPDGYYQQSQDEDVKSPEQDYAYTTSPNYETSYDKVSDEQDVSATGSQSAELPTPRPTYSEDQSSVLDEHTMPATGYNDAAIPSGPQTSEFNKMPVMGIAYPVDMAYLESESGQAELSGYGQLSSGSQEANTEVSYQKITNTYTEPPQPSPAYVRPSTAANRPVASYIGMVTMQHYNDPLPAEVSVSSHTTKVQEQYDASSDGYQQTEKLSIASPVPTSSYIASTTTTQAQRPQYDTMDSSSTRPVLITASPKPRPKPSSKRPPTKKTPLAQPSNSYNQPQFSEQNTRRPAYDAEESPVTHIQIKQPLGNYNAEQVTQPADTGYPQSQSPAASYDQPAAAPTVSYEQPSSPAASYDQSVSPALDYAQPTISYDQPAPAPVPVPAPAPAAEKLGYNEQPVASSPTRKPVSSKPISTSYVTGPTTPRPPATVDYHYDKVPPLFMADDKLDAFIQSTAENILGSTPGNYQPPLYATASTPIHIQQPTSNYGGHKKPGFVQITPKPTAINLVSSNSWINNNENNNNKVAATTNSYIYGPSVTRRPVSTPAVVSSNDFEDPGYFGMPITGAGSSPVHVAFTQSTTETLFGLPSDDKPAFPGYYGPTPTYPAFSVPGEKVGQQVNEETYTSPNDFVNFPPVRNPNLNMSAASSAVTSDLELSTPAFVEDVVLKDKMHTLVHKLVASLQGNFEALADMIDETNNTATTYAAGPVGGATTNVNRKTTRKPVRVATTAKPKATTKKPVTRVSTKAPNKKTSAVSTSRKPVTRRTTIPSTTTRRPSSKKPTKRIGSTVKTTARPANDEIVDEEDEEDVNPSPHENEIDQGSTLSSYGGANGRKIQCGVRPHVKSGRIVGGKGSTFGAFPWQVLVRESTWLGLFTKNKCGGVLITSRYVITAAHCQPGFLASLVAVMGEFDISGDLESKRPVTKNVKRVIVHRQYDPATFENDLALLEMDSPVQFDTHIVPICMPSDLADFTGRMATVTGWGRLKYGGGVPSVLQEVQVPIIENSVCQEMFHTAGHNKKILNSFLCAGYANGQKDSCEGDSGGPLVLQRPDGRYELAGTVSHGIKCAAPYLPGVYMRTTFYKPWLRSITGVK